Genomic segment of Streptococcus australis:
ATAGACAGTAAAGTCACCCGTCTTTTCATTGAAGTCGATGGCTACACTATCAGATTGACCATAGCGTCTGCGATAAGCGGAACGAAGCGACTCTACAACTGCGTCGATGATATCTTCTTTTTTGATTCCCTTGTCTTCTTCCAAAATGCGGAAGGCCTCTAGCATTTCTTTACTCATGTTCTTTTTACTTTTGAATCCTCAAAAGCTATCCTTTCTTTTCTATAGTTTAACTGCTAAACGTGCTTTTGATACTAAACTGTATGGAATTTGGACAGTTTTCTTACGTGTCTTGTCCATATACTCCATAGTTAACTCATCCTCTTCAAAGGATACTAAGGTTCCTTCAAAGACTTTTTGCTTATCGATAGCTTGGTAGAGCCCAACATGGATGTATTTTCCAACTGCTCCAGCGACGGCGTCCTTGGTTTTCAAAGGACGTTCCAAGCCTGGACTGGTGATTTCTAGGAAATATTGTTCTGGGAAGGGATCAGGCTTGATAGTGTCTAGGACAGGACTGATGATTTCTGTCAGGTCTGCCGTGTCGTTCAAGGTAATTCCTTCGGGTTTATCTACAAAAATACTGAGAATCATGTCACTGCCAATCTTTCCATACTCGATATCCACGAGCTCGAAAGGCGCTTGGATGACAGGTTCTACAACTTCTCTGACTAATTCTACGATTGTTGCGATTGCGTCCACCTCCTCATAAGCAAGAGGCGAAGATATTTCCCCGCCTCTCTTTCTCATATTCTTACTATCAGTATAGCACGTTTGTCAATTTATGTAAAGCATAAGCACTCAAACGGCTGGTTTTCAAGCTATTTCTTAAAATTCTGCCTCAACTCGGTAGATCACTTGACCTTTGCTGGAGAATTTTTGCTCATATTCCGTCATGACATTGCCTTCAAAATCACTGGCATGCAAGTCCAGCCAAACCCCATTGAGTTTCATGCCATACTGAGAAAAGCTCACTAGACTGTACTCAAACAAGCCACGATTATCTGTCTTGAAATGGATTTCCCCATTCTCAGGCAAGATGCGCTTGAAGGTATCCAAGAAACTCTTGTAGGTCAAACGACGTTTTTCATGGCGTTTTTTAGGCCAGGGATCTGAAAAGTTGAGGTAGAGACGATCAATCTCACCGTCTTCAAAGTAGTCGGTCAAATCTGAACCATCTACCCATAAAAGCTTGATATTAGGCACTCCAACTTCAAGCACCTTGTCCAAGGCATAACTCAATACCGACTTTTGGATATCAATCCCAATGTAGTTGATGTCAGGATTTTGCTTGGCCATACCTGATACGAAGGCCCCTTTCCCACTTCCAACTTCAACATGAATAGGATGATCATTTCCAAACAAGTCTCGCCATTTCCCTTTGGCTTCCAAGGGATTGAGGACCACATACTGGGGATTGGCTTCTAGTAATTCTGTCGCCCCTTTACGATTTCTAACTCTCATCTCTTCTTTCCATACTTGTCACGGAAGACACGCAAGGCATAAATCTCCCGGTTTACATTATCTAAATCTTGATTTACAAAGTATTTGGCAATCTGGCTCAAGTAAGAATACTGACCATACCAATACAATTTATCTAACACTGTCTGATTGTACTTATAGCCATAGTCTCTCAACCATTGACGCCACTGATGATCTGGAATGTAGTGGCATAGCAAATGCGCCACATCAAACATACGATCCGTTAGGCGAACCGAATCCCAATCCACTAGATAAACAAGCCCACTCTCTGTCTCAATCCAATTACTATGGCGAAGATCACCATGCACAATCGTTGCATGGTCTTCCCTAAAGCCTGGAACCGTCTTACCTAGTTCAGCAATCACACTGTTCAAGTAGTGATTCTGTTGCAAGATTTCTGGTACTTCTTGTTGCCAAGAACGCAATAAATCAACTGGTTTTTCCATGGTATATCCCAAACGACTCAACTGCTTCATCAAGGGACGTGAGCGGTGGAGACGATTCAAGATTGTAATGATTTGTTTGCGATTCATATCGTACGGGGTCAAGATTTTGCCCGTCAACCATTCTTGGGCACACATATCTCGACCATCCGCTAAACGACGAGTCCATAGTAATTGAGGAGCGATTTGTTCTCTGGCTAGGCCAGGTAGGATTGGAGAGGTGTTCATTTTTACAAAGACGCGCTTCCCATCAGGGTAGCTTCCCATATAAGCCTTGCCGCTCTTCCCAGGTATAGGGGTCAGCGTTAGCTCATTATCACCCAAGTCCATTTCTTTCCTCCGTATAAAGTTTCCTTACTATTCTACTAGTTTTTGGTCTATTCGTCAACCAATCTTTTTAGTTGGTAAGGCAAATAAAACAATTGTAGGAAGAGACTAGCTCCTACAAGAGCCAACAAGGCTATTTTTTCTTGAAAAACCACTGCTCCAACTAGCAATTCTAACAAAAGAACTGCACTTCCCACACCAACTACAATCTGTTTCAATCCCTTCTCTTTCTCCCCTTTTTCTAATGGAAAGAGCTGGGTCAAGTATTGGTAATCAAAGGCGTGATAGAGGGCTAGCAATTGGAAGAGCAAGAGATAGTTAAACAGAACCACCACTGCCGTCGCAATCCAAGCTTGCTCGATAAAGACCTGCGCCAGTATGGAAAGCAAGAGCAGACGGAGACTGAGGGCAAAGAGGTCTCCATTTCGCAGGTAAGAGCGGAGATAGAGGTTTTGCCAAATCTTTCTAGGCGCTTTCTGAACTGCTTTAAGGATGAAATCCAGATAAGCGCGACGTTTGACACTATTTGAAACGCCCTTGACCTGAGTAAAGAGAGCGAAGAAACGAAGTAAGACTTGCTTGCGCTTGCTTTCTTGGGCAATGACATAGTCCCAGTCAATTCCGTTCCCAGTAAAAAATTTACTAACTTTTTGACGAAAAATCAGGTATTTCCCAGTTCCCAATAAAAGCACATAGATGAGAAAAACTGGCAAGCCATAACCCATGGCTAAAAATAAGGGCGCGAAAAGAAGTAAGCAGAGAGTCTGTACCAATAGCCAAAAGACCAGTGAGCGCACCGTCTGCCCTTTGAGGTGGGACTTGACCTCCTCTTCACTGACTAAGAGAAAGAGCTTGTCAGGTACTTCCATGTAGGTCGCGATTCCTCCCCAAGCCAAAAGCAAGGCAGATACAATCCCCAAAAACAAGAGGATTGGCCAGTGATTTTCAGGAAAATCTTGCAAGAGTTGACTGTACTGGTAAGCTAGAAAACCGATGAGAACCAGCAGAAACAAGACAAAGTGGTCATTGAGAACATAGCGCAGATAACCGACACACTCCTTACGAAAAGCCTGCTTTCGCTTTAAAAACAAGTCTTTCATAGCTCCTCCTCTTTGGTCAGAGCCAAGTAAATATCATTCAAACTCGCTTCAGGCATGTCAAAGGCTTCGCGCAGTTGCTGGAGGTTCCCCTGAGCCCTCACCTCCCCCTTGTGGAGAATGACAAAGGCGTCACACATCTTTTCCGCCGAATCCAGCACGTGGGTACTCATGAGGATGGACTTGCCTTTTTGTTTTTCTACTTCCAAAAGCTGAATCAAGTCAGCAATCGCCAAGGGATCAAGACCAAGAAAAGGCTCATCCACGATAAAGAGGCTCGGTTCTACCACAAAAGCACAGATAATCATAACCTTCTGCTTCATCCCTTTGGAGAAATAGACCGGAAACCAGTCTAATTTTTGATCCAGACGGAACATTTTCAACAAAGGTTCTACTTGATCAAAAGCTATATTTTGCTCAATACCATAGGCCATGGCAACCGTCTCGATATGCTCTCTGAGGGTCAATTCTTCATACAAGCTAGGCGTTTCTGGGATATAGCCAATCTGCTTGCGGTAGTTGGTCGCATCTTCTCGCAGGGTTAAACCATTAATCTTGATTTCCCCACTGTAAGGCGTCAAAAGACCGATAATCTCATTGATAGTAGTTGATTTTCCAGCACCGTTGAGACCAATCAAACCGACCAACTGCCCACTTTCAACTGTAAAGGACACATCTTTCAAGACAGGGACATGAACATAGCCACCTGTCAGGTTTTTAATTTCTAACATATTTTCTCCGAATCTGGTATAATGTAGCTATATTATATCAAAATTCAATACAGTAGAGGTGGATTTTATGTCAGATTGTATTTTTTGTAAGATCATCGCAGGGGAGATTCCTGCTTCAAAAGTATACGAGGATGAGCAGGTTCTTGCCTTTCTTGATATCTCTCAAGTAACGCCTGGACACACCTTAGTCGTACCCAAAGAGCACTATCGCAATCTTTTGGAGATGGATGCCGCAAGTGCTAGCCAACTCTTTGCCCAAGTGCCACTGGTAGCTCAAAAAGTTATGAAGGCTACCAAGGCTGTCGGCATGAATATCATCGCCAACTGTGAGGAAGTTGCTGGTCAAACAGTCTTTCATACTCACGTGCACCTCGTACCTCGCTATGGTGCAGAAGATGACCTCAAGATTGACTTTATCGCCCACGAACCTGACTTTGACAAACTTGCCCAAGTCGCTGAAACTATTAGAAATGCCTAAGGAGTTGCCATGAAACTATCAAATCTACTGCTATTCGTAGGAGCTGCAGCTGGAAGTTATTTTGTCGTAAAAAATCGCCAAGCCATCACGGAGGAGTTTATAGACACTAGCGACCGTGTCGAGGCTATGAAGGAGGATTTGGATATCATTCAAAACAGCCTGCAAATCATCGACCAACAAAAAGCCCTTATCAAGGAATACCAAAAAGACTTGACCTACAAGTTCAAAGTCTTGGAAAAGGATTTCCAAACCAGAATGGCAGTCCTCCAAGAAGAAAAACAAGGATAAGAGAGTCTCCAACTTTCCTTAAACTCTTTTTGGGTTACCATGTCCTAAAAGAAAAAGGAGGGAATGAAAGTGAAACAGTTTTTAAAAGTTCTAGCGAAGGTCATCGCGATCCCTTGTGGTTGCCTCTGCCTGCTTGCAGCCTTGGCATTTCTACTACTGATGAATCTTTTCAAGGCCTCACCGAGTGACATCCAAAAAGGAAATGAAACCTTAAAACAAATCTTTATCTCCCTTGACATGCCTCCTGAGAAAGTAGAATCAAATGGAAGGTATCAATTCGAGGGTGGAGGCTTAAATTTTTATGTTACTTTCCCAGATGAAGTTGTCAATAGCCACCCAGTCCTAAAAGAAAGTCCAAAACTCACCAAAAATCGACTCGAAGTCTATGTCCTCCAGACAGGAGAAATTTCATACTATAAAGTAGGGGATAACTTGTTCAATCATGGTTTATTGCAGTTTTTAGAGAAAGAAAGCGAGAAGTATCTCCAAGAAATCGGAAAGAAATTTAATCCCAATTACTCAATTCTCTTTTGGAATGATCAGGAAAGTCTAAAAAAGGGGATTGTATTCTATAAAAAAGCTTTGACTTTAGTGGATATTCAGGATAATTCGGCAATCAACCACATTGATACCATCACCGTGAAATCTGGCAAAGA
This window contains:
- a CDS encoding ABC transporter permease encodes the protein MKDLFLKRKQAFRKECVGYLRYVLNDHFVLFLLVLIGFLAYQYSQLLQDFPENHWPILLFLGIVSALLLAWGGIATYMEVPDKLFLLVSEEEVKSHLKGQTVRSLVFWLLVQTLCLLLFAPLFLAMGYGLPVFLIYVLLLGTGKYLIFRQKVSKFFTGNGIDWDYVIAQESKRKQVLLRFFALFTQVKGVSNSVKRRAYLDFILKAVQKAPRKIWQNLYLRSYLRNGDLFALSLRLLLLSILAQVFIEQAWIATAVVVLFNYLLLFQLLALYHAFDYQYLTQLFPLEKGEKEKGLKQIVVGVGSAVLLLELLVGAVVFQEKIALLALVGASLFLQLFYLPYQLKRLVDE
- the ccrZ gene encoding cell cycle regulator CcrZ, with product MDLGDNELTLTPIPGKSGKAYMGSYPDGKRVFVKMNTSPILPGLAREQIAPQLLWTRRLADGRDMCAQEWLTGKILTPYDMNRKQIITILNRLHRSRPLMKQLSRLGYTMEKPVDLLRSWQQEVPEILQQNHYLNSVIAELGKTVPGFREDHATIVHGDLRHSNWIETESGLVYLVDWDSVRLTDRMFDVAHLLCHYIPDHQWRQWLRDYGYKYNQTVLDKLYWYGQYSYLSQIAKYFVNQDLDNVNREIYALRVFRDKYGKKR
- the trmB gene encoding tRNA (guanosine(46)-N7)-methyltransferase TrmB, with the protein product MRVRNRKGATELLEANPQYVVLNPLEAKGKWRDLFGNDHPIHVEVGSGKGAFVSGMAKQNPDINYIGIDIQKSVLSYALDKVLEVGVPNIKLLWVDGSDLTDYFEDGEIDRLYLNFSDPWPKKRHEKRRLTYKSFLDTFKRILPENGEIHFKTDNRGLFEYSLVSFSQYGMKLNGVWLDLHASDFEGNVMTEYEQKFSSKGQVIYRVEAEF
- a CDS encoding ABC transporter ATP-binding protein — encoded protein: MLEIKNLTGGYVHVPVLKDVSFTVESGQLVGLIGLNGAGKSTTINEIIGLLTPYSGEIKINGLTLREDATNYRKQIGYIPETPSLYEELTLREHIETVAMAYGIEQNIAFDQVEPLLKMFRLDQKLDWFPVYFSKGMKQKVMIICAFVVEPSLFIVDEPFLGLDPLAIADLIQLLEVEKQKGKSILMSTHVLDSAEKMCDAFVILHKGEVRAQGNLQQLREAFDMPEASLNDIYLALTKEEEL
- the rimP gene encoding ribosome maturation factor RimP, whose product is MDAIATIVELVREVVEPVIQAPFELVDIEYGKIGSDMILSIFVDKPEGITLNDTADLTEIISPVLDTIKPDPFPEQYFLEITSPGLERPLKTKDAVAGAVGKYIHVGLYQAIDKQKVFEGTLVSFEEDELTMEYMDKTRKKTVQIPYSLVSKARLAVKL
- a CDS encoding HIT family protein encodes the protein MSDCIFCKIIAGEIPASKVYEDEQVLAFLDISQVTPGHTLVVPKEHYRNLLEMDAASASQLFAQVPLVAQKVMKATKAVGMNIIANCEEVAGQTVFHTHVHLVPRYGAEDDLKIDFIAHEPDFDKLAQVAETIRNA